A single window of Coffea eugenioides isolate CCC68of chromosome 7, Ceug_1.0, whole genome shotgun sequence DNA harbors:
- the LOC113777310 gene encoding uncharacterized protein LOC113777310 codes for MKPLKRYSALAFHSERNKIRIANSGAIPVLLEIIQCQNESLIDLAAAALLVLSSCSANKLAIAAFGAIPILIIPSIVSFGMVKAMLQLMYEFGKQSEMIEKARALLEKMVSSSEIALKEVAETASLVIHFLVEAIEEGTPLCKEHAAAMLLVMCQSCRDRCKSRDWPKSFGVAER; via the exons ATGAAGCCACTGAAACGGTACTCTGCTCTAGCTTTTCACAGTGAAAG AAACAAGATCCGAATTGCAAATTCTGGTGCCATACCAGTATTGCTGGAGATCATTCAATGCCAAAACGAGTCATTGATTGACCTTGCAGCAGCAGCCCTCTTGGTTCTTTCTTCTTGCTCCGCTAACAAGCTAGCAATCGCAGCATTTGGGGCTATCCCAATCCTG ATAATCCCATCTATTGTTTCTTTTGGTATGGTAAAAGCCATGCTTCAACTAATGTATGAGTTCGGAAAACAATCAGAGATGATTGAGAAGGCGAGGGCATTACTGGAGAAGATGGTTTCCTCGTCAGAGATTGCACTGAAGGAGGTTGCTGAGACTGCATCTCTTGTAATCCACTTTCTAGTGGAGGCCATCGAGGAAGGTACACCACTATGCAAAGAGCACGCTGCAGCTATGTTACTGGTCATGTGCCAAAGCTGTAGGGATAGATGCAAATCCAGAGATTGGCCAAAAAGTTTTGGGGTTGCAGAAAGGTAG